One window of Gloeocapsa sp. DLM2.Bin57 genomic DNA carries:
- a CDS encoding serine hydrolase yields MSFFNQDNQLEQIGLTILEKTWAKFPQLARNQIALTWIVYDPPIIVNTGGAISAEEFWQHQVRGFSYRGGERIYPASLVKLFYLVAMQEWLENNMVLPSYELNRALRDMIVDSSNDATSLIVDVLTGTTSGPELPSGPWETWKHQRNLINRYFQSLGWSELATVNLNQKTWCDGAYGRERVFLGELMENRNMLTTEAVARLLHSIVGGVTVSSRRSQEIMGLLQRSLHPPATPNGDGENQIQGFLGEVLPIEAQLWSKAGWTTQVRHDAAYIEIPNYSPYLLVVFTEGESSQNRDLLPFISQAVLETIPIIESN; encoded by the coding sequence ATTAGTTTTTTTAACCAAGACAACCAGTTAGAACAAATAGGATTAACCATACTCGAGAAAACCTGGGCAAAATTTCCTCAATTAGCCCGTAATCAAATTGCTCTGACTTGGATTGTGTACGATCCTCCTATAATTGTCAATACTGGAGGGGCGATTTCTGCTGAGGAGTTTTGGCAACATCAAGTTAGGGGTTTTAGTTATCGTGGGGGTGAACGTATTTATCCTGCTAGTTTGGTAAAATTATTTTATCTGGTAGCGATGCAGGAATGGTTAGAAAATAATATGGTCTTACCTTCTTATGAGTTAAATCGTGCCCTTCGTGATATGATTGTTGACTCTAGTAATGACGCTACGAGTTTAATTGTAGATGTGTTAACAGGGACTACTAGTGGACCTGAGTTACCTTCTGGTCCTTGGGAAACCTGGAAGCATCAGCGTAATTTAATTAATCGTTATTTTCAATCTCTAGGGTGGTCAGAATTAGCGACGGTAAATCTCAATCAGAAAACTTGGTGTGATGGGGCTTATGGTAGAGAGAGGGTGTTTTTAGGGGAATTGATGGAAAATCGTAATATGTTGACCACGGAAGCGGTGGCGCGGTTATTACATAGTATAGTAGGTGGAGTAACGGTAAGTTCAAGGCGATCGCAAGAAATCATGGGTTTACTTCAACGATCTCTCCATCCTCCTGCTACTCCCAACGGTGATGGAGAAAATCAAATTCAGGGATTTTTAGGAGAAGTTTTACCTATAGAAGCACAATTATGGTCTAAAGCGGGATGGACAACTCAAGTGCGTCATGATGCTGCTTATATTGAAATTCCCAACTATTCTCCCTATCTTTTGGTAGTGTTTACCGAAGGTGAGAGTAGTCAAAATCGAGATTTACTGCCTTTTATTTCTCAAGCTGTACTTGAAACCATACCTATAATTGAGAGCAACTAA
- a CDS encoding type II toxin-antitoxin system HicB family antitoxin, which yields MNYHYTMIIQWSDSAQCFIVTLPEWGNLCHTYGETYEEAMKNALEVIDFFVKSALEEGQPLPRAKTFEHCVYGSKSEESE from the coding sequence ATGAACTACCATTATACTATGATCATCCAATGGTCTGATAGCGCTCAATGTTTTATCGTTACTCTCCCGGAATGGGGGAACTTGTGTCATACTTATGGAGAGACTTACGAAGAGGCGATGAAAAACGCTCTAGAAGTTATCGATTTTTTCGTTAAATCAGCCCTAGAAGAGGGTCAACCTCTACCTAGGGCTAAAACTTTTGAACATTGTGTCTATGGTTCTAAATCAGAAGAGTCTGAGTGA
- the murA gene encoding UDP-N-acetylglucosamine 1-carboxyvinyltransferase: MIFGPEKVLHISGKTSLTGEVRISGAKNSALVIMAGALLCSESCYLSNVPSLVDIDRLSQVLIALGVKISKTENSLELDTQDLHRYDAPYEIVSQLRASFFIIGPLLSRLGIARIPLPGGCAIGARPVDLHVRGLKAMGAEVFIEHGVVHAQLKGNQTRLQGAKIYLDYPSVGATETLMMAATLAEGETIIENAAQEPEVVDLANFCRAMGAQIKGAGSPTITITGVKKLHAVEYEIIPDRIEAGTFLVAGAITHSELSLYPVIPEHLRAVNAKLRQMGAQIIREDNRRLRFIPRSLKPTDIETMPYPGFPTDMQAQFMALLSTREGNSIITETVFENRLGHVAELNRMGANIRVRGNHALISGVSQLSGAPVMATDLRASAALVLAGLAAEGTTIMQGLHHLDRGYDNLEGKLRGLGANIQRTTHSDSSDLEP, encoded by the coding sequence GTGATTTTCGGACCGGAAAAAGTTCTGCACATATCAGGAAAAACTAGTTTAACTGGGGAAGTCCGAATCAGTGGAGCGAAAAACTCAGCCTTAGTGATTATGGCGGGAGCATTGCTGTGCTCTGAATCTTGTTATTTAAGCAATGTTCCGAGTTTAGTTGATATTGATCGCCTGAGTCAAGTTTTAATCGCCCTAGGGGTTAAAATTAGCAAAACAGAAAATAGTCTAGAACTAGATACTCAAGATTTACACAGATACGATGCACCCTACGAAATAGTCTCACAACTAAGAGCGAGTTTTTTTATCATTGGACCACTGTTAAGTAGATTAGGTATAGCGCGTATTCCCTTACCTGGAGGTTGTGCTATTGGCGCTAGACCAGTAGATTTACACGTCAGAGGCTTAAAAGCCATGGGTGCAGAAGTTTTTATAGAACATGGAGTTGTACACGCTCAGCTTAAAGGCAATCAAACCAGACTCCAGGGAGCAAAAATTTATCTAGACTATCCTAGTGTAGGTGCAACAGAAACCCTAATGATGGCAGCAACCCTCGCCGAAGGAGAGACAATCATCGAAAATGCAGCCCAAGAGCCAGAAGTAGTGGATTTAGCCAACTTTTGTCGCGCCATGGGAGCACAAATTAAAGGAGCCGGTAGTCCAACTATCACCATTACAGGGGTCAAAAAATTACACGCGGTAGAATACGAAATCATCCCCGATCGCATTGAAGCAGGTACTTTTTTAGTAGCAGGAGCGATTACCCACTCAGAACTTAGTCTCTATCCCGTGATTCCCGAACATCTCAGAGCAGTCAACGCTAAACTTAGACAAATGGGAGCACAAATTATCCGCGAAGATAACCGACGTTTGCGCTTTATTCCGCGTTCTTTAAAACCTACAGATATAGAAACTATGCCCTATCCTGGGTTTCCTACGGATATGCAAGCCCAATTTATGGCATTATTAAGTACTAGAGAAGGTAATAGTATAATTACAGAGACCGTGTTTGAAAATCGTCTCGGTCACGTCGCCGAACTCAACCGTATGGGTGCTAATATTCGTGTCAGAGGTAATCACGCTTTGATTTCAGGTGTATCCCAATTATCAGGCGCACCAGTAATGGCAACGGATTTGAGAGCGTCTGCGGCTTTAGTTTTAGCAGGTTTAGCAGCAGAAGGAACTACCATTATGCAGGGATTACACCATTTAGACAGAGGATATGATAATCTCGAAGGTAAACTCAGAGGTTTAGGAGCAAATATCCAACGAACTACTCACTCAGACTCTTCTGATTTAGAACCATAG